The following proteins are encoded in a genomic region of Corallococcus silvisoli:
- the rsmI gene encoding 16S rRNA (cytidine(1402)-2'-O)-methyltransferase, with translation MAGTLYLVATPIGNLGDVTARALETLRSAGFLACEDTRHSRILLDHFGIGGKDLVSLPAFAEGQRAGRILDRIEAGEDCALITDAGSPGISDPGEKLVAEALERGLKVEPVPGPTALVAALSASGLPTGRFHFLGFLPRKGPERRAMLDEVAPLSATCVLYESPRRLGETLADLQEAWGDRRACVARELTKLHEEFVRGPLSTLVARYAGEETRGEVVVLVEGRTGEQRWSEDEVRRALESGLARGEKLKPLSTELARRAGWPGQEVYRLGLGLKQR, from the coding sequence TTGGCTGGAACGCTCTACCTCGTGGCGACGCCCATCGGGAACCTGGGGGACGTCACCGCCCGCGCCCTGGAGACGCTGCGCTCCGCGGGCTTCCTCGCGTGCGAGGACACCCGGCACTCCCGCATCCTGTTGGATCACTTCGGCATCGGGGGGAAGGACCTGGTGAGCCTGCCCGCCTTCGCGGAAGGCCAGCGCGCCGGACGCATCCTGGACCGCATCGAGGCGGGCGAGGACTGCGCGCTCATCACCGACGCGGGCAGCCCTGGCATCAGCGACCCTGGCGAGAAGCTGGTGGCGGAGGCCCTGGAGCGAGGCCTGAAGGTCGAGCCGGTGCCCGGGCCCACGGCGCTGGTGGCGGCGCTGAGTGCGTCGGGGCTGCCCACCGGCCGCTTCCACTTCCTGGGCTTCCTGCCGCGCAAGGGGCCGGAGCGCCGCGCCATGCTGGACGAGGTGGCCCCGCTGTCCGCCACCTGCGTCCTCTACGAATCCCCGCGCCGACTCGGCGAGACGCTGGCCGACCTCCAGGAGGCCTGGGGGGACCGCCGCGCGTGCGTGGCGCGCGAGCTGACCAAGTTGCACGAGGAGTTCGTCCGGGGGCCGCTGTCCACCCTCGTCGCGCGCTACGCGGGCGAGGAGACCCGGGGCGAGGTGGTGGTGCTGGTGGAGGGCCGCACGGGCGAACAGCGCTGGAGCGAGGACGAGGTGCGCCGCGCGCTGGAGTCGGGCCTCGCTCGCGGCGAGAAGCTCAAGCCGCTGAGCACGGAGCTGGCGCGTCGCGCGGGGTGGCCCGGCCAGGAGGTATACCGGCTGGGCCTGGGGCTGAAGCAGCGGTAG
- a CDS encoding YraN family protein encodes MGTRRDVGDVAEAAGVRLLESQGFRVVARNWTCRHGELDIVAEQGDVMCFVEVRMRSSAVWGDPAHTVSFAKQRRVVKAALHYLFQNGIDGRMVRFDVISVVGQGEHARLEHIPAAFDAGM; translated from the coding sequence ATGGGGACGCGGCGGGACGTGGGGGACGTGGCGGAAGCGGCAGGTGTGCGCTTGCTGGAGTCGCAGGGCTTCCGGGTGGTGGCGCGCAACTGGACGTGCCGCCATGGGGAGCTGGACATCGTCGCGGAGCAGGGCGACGTCATGTGCTTCGTGGAGGTGCGGATGCGCTCCTCGGCCGTGTGGGGCGACCCGGCGCACACCGTGTCCTTCGCCAAGCAGCGCCGGGTGGTGAAGGCCGCGCTGCACTATCTCTTTCAGAACGGCATCGACGGGCGCATGGTGCGCTTCGATGTCATCTCCGTCGTGGGCCAGGGCGAGCATGCCCGGCTGGAACACATCCCCGCCGCCTTCGACGCCGGCATGTAA
- a CDS encoding ATP-binding protein — protein MHFVEVAIQNVRGFSPAGRFPLKTGYLILKPPTADVLPLANVALSLLFADGRGGDSSLVGSAGRSGKAALTFVGQDGMTYRVLRELGGSGSLHRLNPATTQPELVSTDTSEINQYLRGQAGLPPRTTFEQVYCLQLVMLPSRRPRKSTPKAAAAAAKGAPAPSLAAAVQVLPAEDLPAAEAKVKVLEKELITSKAVDQLQFKVDELSSLIFEADSKLKGSEGLKAAIADAETAWRGAPTPESLGLPQDILSRVKRHPKAVARRDEALARLETDRDPELEDATLKVPPLTQNRYFWGGLGAGVLFMGLSVGLGFTIGPPTWRYLALLNIPAFGTSALMALRYVDDLQKATRRGSKDNRKDARLKKILDEFEIEDAPVRMALKALNVESLDEIFPALEQKDLLGIRLGELQTQLEEFEASAEYQAALRDGQDLRAQQEELNAELTAKGTYVRDLREVERELSRLKESIALAKAPPVQVAAAPGQAPVPVDPLEDPSPLVLSQAADVLTSDMLSVQALMKDRCVQYLTALTDRRYQGVEWDRDGNAFLLAQNSRIPVGELPPKDIDLYYLALRMTVVEKTCARVKRPFILDDVLTGVEEAKLPLVARMLKHLGTLTQVLHVTAHPGFAQMSDGSVNV, from the coding sequence ATGCACTTCGTCGAGGTCGCCATCCAGAATGTCCGCGGGTTCTCACCCGCAGGGCGTTTCCCGCTGAAGACGGGGTACCTCATCCTCAAGCCGCCGACGGCGGACGTGTTGCCGCTGGCGAACGTGGCGCTGTCGCTGCTGTTCGCGGATGGCCGGGGTGGGGACTCGAGCCTGGTGGGGTCCGCCGGGCGCTCGGGCAAGGCCGCGCTCACGTTCGTGGGCCAGGACGGGATGACGTACCGGGTGCTGCGCGAGCTGGGCGGTTCGGGTTCGCTGCACCGGCTCAACCCCGCCACCACGCAGCCGGAGCTGGTGTCCACCGACACGTCGGAGATCAATCAGTACCTGCGCGGTCAGGCGGGCCTGCCGCCGCGCACCACCTTCGAGCAGGTGTACTGCCTCCAACTGGTGATGCTGCCGTCGCGCCGGCCCCGCAAGAGCACGCCCAAGGCCGCCGCCGCCGCCGCGAAGGGCGCCCCCGCGCCGTCGCTGGCGGCCGCCGTCCAGGTGCTGCCGGCGGAGGACCTCCCGGCCGCCGAGGCGAAGGTGAAGGTGCTGGAGAAGGAGCTCATCACCTCCAAGGCGGTGGATCAGCTGCAGTTCAAGGTGGATGAGCTGTCGTCGCTCATCTTCGAAGCCGACTCGAAGCTCAAGGGCAGCGAGGGCCTCAAGGCCGCCATCGCGGATGCGGAGACCGCCTGGCGTGGGGCGCCCACTCCGGAGTCGCTGGGCCTGCCTCAGGACATCCTGTCGCGCGTGAAGCGGCACCCGAAGGCCGTGGCGCGGCGGGACGAGGCGCTGGCTCGGCTGGAGACGGACCGCGATCCGGAGCTGGAGGACGCGACGCTGAAGGTGCCGCCGCTCACCCAGAACCGGTACTTCTGGGGCGGGCTGGGCGCGGGCGTGCTCTTCATGGGGCTCAGCGTGGGCCTGGGCTTCACCATTGGCCCGCCGACGTGGCGCTACCTGGCGCTGCTCAACATCCCCGCGTTCGGCACGTCCGCGCTGATGGCGCTGCGCTACGTGGACGACCTGCAGAAGGCCACCCGCCGGGGCTCCAAGGACAACCGCAAGGACGCGCGGCTGAAGAAGATCCTCGATGAGTTCGAGATCGAGGACGCGCCGGTGCGCATGGCGCTCAAGGCCCTGAACGTGGAGTCGCTCGATGAGATCTTCCCGGCGCTGGAGCAGAAGGACCTGCTCGGCATCCGCCTGGGGGAGCTCCAGACGCAACTGGAGGAGTTCGAGGCCTCCGCCGAGTACCAGGCCGCGCTGCGCGACGGACAGGACCTGCGCGCGCAGCAGGAGGAACTCAACGCGGAGCTGACCGCCAAGGGCACCTACGTGCGTGACCTTCGCGAGGTGGAGCGCGAGCTGTCCCGGCTGAAGGAGTCCATCGCGCTGGCGAAGGCGCCTCCGGTGCAGGTGGCCGCGGCGCCCGGCCAGGCCCCGGTGCCGGTGGATCCGCTGGAGGACCCGTCCCCGCTGGTGCTGTCGCAGGCCGCGGACGTGCTCACCTCCGACATGCTGTCGGTGCAGGCCCTCATGAAGGACCGCTGCGTGCAGTACCTCACCGCGCTCACCGACCGCCGCTACCAGGGCGTGGAGTGGGACCGCGACGGCAATGCCTTCCTGCTCGCGCAGAACAGCCGCATCCCGGTGGGGGAGCTGCCTCCCAAGGACATCGACCTCTACTACCTGGCGCTGCGCATGACGGTGGTGGAGAAGACGTGCGCCCGGGTGAAGCGGCCGTTCATCCTCGACGATGTGCTGACGGGCGTGGAGGAGGCGAAGCTGCCCCTCGTCGCGCGCATGCTCAAGCACCTGGGCACGCTCACGCAGGTGCTGCACGTCACCGCGCACCCTGGCTTCGCCCAGATGTCGGACGGCTCCGTTAACGTCTAG
- the rplS gene encoding 50S ribosomal protein L19 — translation MRRSLIEHVENKFLRKDITAFRTGDSVRVHWKVKEGEKERVQAFEGVVIRKTKGTNRATFTVRKMSFGVGVERIFPIHSPRYEKIEVLTRGDVNRKRLFYLRDLKGKASRVDVQVDPDRAAAKAAAAAAKGQ, via the coding sequence ATGCGCCGCAGTCTCATCGAGCACGTCGAAAACAAGTTCCTGCGCAAGGACATCACCGCGTTCCGCACGGGTGATTCCGTTCGCGTCCACTGGAAGGTCAAGGAAGGCGAGAAGGAGCGCGTGCAGGCCTTCGAGGGCGTGGTCATCCGCAAGACCAAGGGCACCAACCGCGCCACCTTCACCGTGCGCAAGATGTCCTTCGGCGTCGGCGTGGAGCGCATCTTCCCCATCCACAGCCCGCGCTACGAGAAGATCGAGGTCCTCACCCGCGGCGACGTGAACCGCAAGCGCCTGTTCTACCTCCGCGACCTGAAGGGCAAGGCCTCGCGCGTGGACGTGCAGGTGGATCCGGACCGCGCCGCCGCCAAGGCCGCCGCGGCCGCCGCCAAGGGCCAGTAG
- the trmD gene encoding tRNA (guanosine(37)-N1)-methyltransferase TrmD: MSYPVEVLTLFPGMVSGYLGASILGKAQEKGLLSVTLTDVRDYAEGKHRVTDDAPYGGGAGMVMKPEPLVAAIEAARVRMPGAKALLMSPRGPTFSQATARELARHEAGLILVCGRYEGVDERVMPFLDGELSLGDFVLTGGEVAAMAVVDAVARLVPGVLGNEASSVAESFEEGLLEHPHYTRPPVFRGAEVPAVLQSGDHARIARWRRWKAIKLTQARRPDLYSRLEFGKADQKLLARDEEAL; this comes from the coding sequence GTGAGCTACCCCGTGGAGGTCCTCACGCTGTTCCCGGGGATGGTGTCCGGCTACCTGGGCGCGAGCATCCTCGGGAAGGCCCAGGAGAAGGGGCTGCTTTCCGTCACGCTCACCGACGTGCGCGACTACGCCGAGGGCAAGCACCGCGTCACCGACGACGCGCCGTATGGCGGCGGCGCTGGCATGGTGATGAAGCCGGAGCCGCTGGTGGCCGCCATTGAAGCGGCGCGCGTTCGGATGCCCGGGGCGAAGGCGCTCCTGATGAGCCCTCGGGGGCCCACGTTCTCCCAGGCCACCGCGCGCGAATTGGCGCGGCACGAGGCGGGGCTGATCCTCGTCTGCGGCCGCTATGAGGGCGTGGACGAGCGGGTGATGCCGTTCCTGGACGGCGAGCTGTCCCTGGGGGACTTCGTCCTCACCGGCGGCGAGGTGGCCGCGATGGCGGTGGTGGACGCCGTGGCGCGGCTGGTGCCGGGCGTGCTCGGCAACGAGGCCTCCTCGGTGGCGGAGAGCTTCGAGGAGGGCTTGCTGGAGCACCCGCACTACACCCGGCCGCCTGTCTTCCGGGGCGCCGAGGTGCCCGCCGTCCTTCAGTCCGGCGATCACGCACGGATCGCACGGTGGCGCCGGTGGAAGGCCATCAAGCTCACCCAGGCCCGGCGTCCGGATCTGTATTCGCGGCTGGAGTTCGGCAAGGCGGATCAGAAACTGCTCGCCAGGGACGAAGAAGCGTTGTAA
- the rimM gene encoding ribosome maturation factor RimM (Essential for efficient processing of 16S rRNA), giving the protein MSAHPCLELGYVARAHGLRGEVAVRSFDPASETLGTVERVRLRLRSGEEREYAVEAFRPANKEDLLCFEGVESRTAAEALVGAKVFVYREDLEPPEEGEFFQGDLVGLHAVDEQGVSLGTVEEVWATGEVPNLVIRAKGRPELVVPFADEFVPTVDVPAGRIVIRPPEYLEADGPGGPPWGSGDGDGG; this is encoded by the coding sequence GTGAGCGCGCACCCGTGTCTGGAGTTGGGCTACGTGGCCCGTGCGCACGGGCTCCGGGGCGAGGTGGCGGTCCGCAGCTTCGACCCCGCCTCGGAGACGCTCGGCACCGTCGAGCGGGTCCGCCTGCGCTTGCGCTCCGGTGAGGAGCGCGAGTACGCCGTGGAGGCCTTCCGCCCGGCGAACAAGGAAGACCTGCTGTGCTTCGAGGGCGTCGAGTCCCGCACCGCCGCCGAGGCGCTGGTGGGGGCGAAGGTGTTCGTCTACCGCGAGGACCTGGAGCCGCCCGAGGAGGGCGAGTTCTTCCAGGGCGACCTCGTGGGGCTCCACGCCGTGGATGAGCAGGGGGTGTCCCTGGGCACGGTGGAGGAGGTCTGGGCCACCGGCGAGGTGCCCAACCTGGTGATCCGCGCGAAGGGGCGTCCGGAGCTGGTGGTGCCCTTCGCGGACGAGTTCGTGCCGACGGTGGACGTTCCCGCCGGGCGCATCGTCATCCGTCCCCCGGAGTATCTGGAGGCGGACGGACCTGGAGGTCCCCCCTGGGGCTCCGGCGACGGAGACGGCGGGTGA
- a CDS encoding KH domain-containing protein, which produces MEPLLTYLAKALVDQPDQVTLRISEAEGGRLYELKVAPEDVGKVIGRDGRTVNALRTLLNAAAQKQGQKVRLEILDDRRTPGSPPVPSAPDAAR; this is translated from the coding sequence GTGGAGCCGCTGCTCACGTATCTGGCGAAGGCCCTGGTCGATCAACCGGACCAGGTCACCCTGCGCATCTCCGAGGCGGAAGGCGGCCGGCTCTATGAGCTGAAGGTCGCCCCCGAGGACGTCGGCAAGGTCATCGGACGTGATGGGCGCACGGTGAACGCCCTCCGGACGCTGCTCAACGCCGCCGCCCAGAAGCAGGGGCAGAAGGTCCGCCTGGAGATCCTCGATGATCGGCGCACCCCGGGTTCCCCGCCGGTGCCGTCCGCTCCGGACGCCGCGCGGTGA
- the rpsP gene encoding 30S ribosomal protein S16 — MAVVLRLARAGAKKMPYYHVVATDSRSPRDGKFLEQVGSYDPNHSPAKVQFNEERLNYWLKSGALPSETVADLIKTAKKQAPATTA, encoded by the coding sequence ATGGCCGTTGTCCTCCGTCTTGCCCGCGCGGGCGCCAAGAAGATGCCGTACTACCACGTGGTTGCCACCGACTCGCGCAGCCCCCGCGACGGCAAGTTCCTGGAGCAGGTCGGTTCCTACGACCCCAACCACAGCCCCGCGAAGGTGCAGTTCAACGAGGAGCGGCTGAACTACTGGCTGAAGAGCGGCGCGCTGCCCTCCGAGACGGTCGCGGACCTGATCAAGACGGCGAAGAAGCAGGCCCCGGCGACCACCGCCTGA
- the rlmN gene encoding 23S rRNA (adenine(2503)-C(2))-methyltransferase RlmN: MSEPTATVLPVTEPLPVPAPAKLVDVASLSREKLALFLSEQLGERPFRAAQLYRWLHQRGATSFDEMTDLSKTLREKLKVQAEIVPLVKDLEQRSIDGTIKYRFKTRDGRFIESVYMPAEDRKTLCVSTQVGCAMACSFCMTGTLGLKRNLTPGEIVAQVHAVNREVRRNENLETLRPLTNLVFMGMGEPLHNFENLKTALAILQSEEGPNFSHRHITVSTVGLVPMIERFGQETDVKLAISLNASTDEQRSQTMPVNRKWNIAALLDACRKFPLRQGRRITFEYVLLKGFNDSDADAHRLKELLRDIPAKVNLIPYNENPGLGFQTTGEERAEEFRAILAEAHVAAYIRKNRGRDIAGACGQLANRGEAAAEVPT, translated from the coding sequence ATGTCCGAGCCTACCGCCACCGTCCTCCCTGTCACCGAGCCCCTCCCGGTGCCGGCACCCGCGAAGCTGGTCGACGTGGCCAGCCTGTCGCGTGAGAAGCTCGCCCTCTTCCTGAGCGAGCAGCTGGGCGAGCGCCCGTTCCGCGCCGCGCAGCTGTACCGCTGGCTGCATCAGCGCGGAGCCACGAGCTTCGACGAGATGACGGACCTGTCGAAGACGCTGCGCGAGAAGCTCAAGGTCCAGGCGGAGATCGTCCCGCTGGTGAAGGACCTGGAGCAGCGCAGCATCGACGGCACCATCAAGTACCGCTTCAAGACGCGGGACGGTCGCTTCATCGAGTCCGTCTACATGCCGGCGGAGGACCGCAAGACGCTGTGCGTGTCCACCCAGGTGGGCTGCGCGATGGCGTGCTCCTTCTGCATGACGGGCACGCTGGGCCTCAAGCGCAACCTCACGCCCGGGGAGATCGTCGCCCAGGTGCACGCGGTGAACCGCGAGGTGCGCCGCAACGAGAACCTGGAGACGCTCCGCCCGCTCACGAACCTGGTGTTCATGGGCATGGGCGAGCCGCTGCACAACTTCGAGAACCTGAAGACGGCGCTCGCCATCCTCCAGTCGGAGGAGGGACCCAACTTCAGCCACCGGCACATCACCGTCTCCACCGTGGGCCTGGTGCCGATGATCGAGCGCTTCGGCCAGGAGACGGACGTCAAGCTGGCCATCTCGCTCAACGCCAGCACGGACGAGCAGCGCAGCCAGACGATGCCGGTGAACCGGAAGTGGAACATCGCGGCGCTGCTGGACGCGTGCCGGAAGTTCCCGCTCCGCCAGGGGCGGCGCATCACCTTCGAATACGTGCTGCTCAAGGGGTTCAACGACAGCGACGCGGACGCGCACCGGCTCAAGGAGCTGCTGCGCGACATCCCGGCGAAGGTGAACCTCATCCCCTACAATGAGAACCCCGGCCTGGGCTTCCAGACCACGGGCGAGGAGCGGGCGGAGGAGTTCCGCGCCATCCTTGCCGAAGCGCACGTCGCGGCGTACATCCGGAAGAACCGGGGTCGGGACATCGCGGGAGCCTGCGGTCAGCTCGCCAATCGGGGCGAGGCGGCCGCGGAAGTCCCGACGTGA
- a CDS encoding siderophore-interacting protein: MSGDSERVARRGPFPVKLRLLEVLRVTRLSPHMVRVTLGGPELEGFSSPGADDHVKCFFAEPGVKKPNMPVVGPNGLVMPEGLAKPASRDYTPRRFDAKAGELEIDFVLHGEGPASLWAANVKPGDFLGIGGPRSTHDVADDFDWYLLAGDQSALPAIARRLEELPAGKRAFAFIEVADAAEEQPIVSKADVKLTWLHRGAAEAGTTKHLEDALRAWTQPAGDGFVFVAGESTSLKSIREHLVNERGLNKGWMRVSGYWKRGVAEHHDAKG, encoded by the coding sequence ATGAGCGGCGATTCGGAGCGCGTGGCCCGTCGGGGGCCGTTCCCGGTGAAGTTGCGGTTGCTGGAGGTCCTGCGGGTGACGCGGCTGTCGCCGCACATGGTGCGGGTGACGCTGGGGGGCCCGGAGCTGGAGGGCTTCTCCTCGCCGGGGGCGGATGATCACGTGAAGTGCTTCTTCGCGGAGCCCGGCGTGAAGAAGCCGAACATGCCGGTGGTGGGGCCCAACGGGCTGGTCATGCCGGAGGGGCTCGCGAAGCCCGCGTCGCGCGACTACACGCCGCGCCGGTTCGACGCGAAGGCGGGCGAGCTCGAGATCGACTTCGTGCTTCATGGAGAGGGCCCCGCGTCGTTGTGGGCCGCGAACGTGAAGCCCGGCGACTTCCTGGGCATCGGGGGGCCTCGCAGCACCCACGACGTGGCGGACGACTTCGACTGGTACCTGCTCGCGGGCGACCAGAGCGCGCTGCCGGCCATCGCCCGGCGCCTGGAGGAGCTGCCGGCGGGGAAGCGCGCCTTCGCCTTCATCGAGGTCGCGGACGCGGCGGAGGAGCAGCCCATCGTCAGCAAGGCGGACGTGAAGCTCACCTGGCTGCACCGGGGCGCCGCGGAGGCGGGCACGACGAAGCACCTGGAGGACGCGCTCCGGGCCTGGACGCAGCCGGCCGGGGACGGGTTCGTGTTCGTGGCCGGAGAGTCCACATCGCTCAAGTCCATCCGGGAACACCTGGTGAACGAGCGCGGTCTGAACAAGGGCTGGATGCGGGTGTCGGGTTACTGGAAGCGCGGCGTCGCCGAGCACCACGACGCGAAGGGGTAG
- the ndk gene encoding nucleoside-diphosphate kinase, whose translation MAIERTLSIIKPDGLKKHVVGQIISRFEAKGLTPVAIRLQQLSQKEAEGFYAVHSARGFFKDLVAFMISGPVVLMVLEGENAVLANRDLMGATDPKKAEKGTIRADFADSIDANTVHGSDSLENAKNEIAYFFRATEIQAY comes from the coding sequence ATGGCCATCGAGCGCACGCTGTCCATCATCAAGCCGGACGGTCTCAAGAAGCACGTTGTCGGGCAGATCATCTCCCGCTTCGAGGCGAAGGGCCTGACGCCTGTCGCCATCCGCCTGCAGCAGCTTTCCCAGAAGGAAGCGGAAGGCTTCTACGCGGTCCACAGCGCCCGGGGTTTCTTCAAGGACCTGGTCGCCTTCATGATCTCCGGCCCGGTGGTCCTGATGGTGCTGGAGGGTGAGAACGCCGTCCTCGCCAACCGCGACCTCATGGGCGCCACGGATCCGAAGAAGGCCGAGAAGGGCACCATCCGCGCGGACTTCGCGGACAGCATCGACGCGAACACGGTGCACGGCTCGGACAGCCTGGAGAACGCGAAGAACGAGATCGCGTACTTCTTCCGCGCGACCGAGATCCAGGCCTACTAG
- the sucD gene encoding succinate--CoA ligase subunit alpha — protein sequence MSILVNENTKVLVQGITGSAGSFHAKQMLEYGTKIVGGVTPGKGGTSFEGKVPVFNTVADAVKQAGANTSVIFVPPPFAADSIMEAADAGISLIITITEGIPVNDMVRAKRYLAGKPVRLIGPNCPGVITPGAKCKIGIMPGHIHKPGRIGVVSRSGTLTYEAVHQLTQLGLGQSTAVGIGGDPVNGTDFVDVLKLFQADPETDAVIMIGEIGGSAEEAGAEYVAREFTKPIAGFIAGQSAPPGKRMGHAGAIISGGKGTATEKIKAMEAAGILMAASPAELGTTLQEAVKRGPPKKNR from the coding sequence ATGAGCATCCTCGTCAACGAGAACACGAAGGTCCTCGTCCAGGGCATCACCGGCTCGGCGGGCTCGTTCCACGCCAAGCAGATGCTGGAGTACGGGACGAAGATTGTGGGCGGTGTCACGCCGGGCAAGGGCGGCACCTCCTTCGAGGGCAAGGTCCCCGTGTTCAACACCGTGGCCGACGCCGTGAAGCAGGCGGGCGCGAACACGTCCGTCATCTTCGTGCCGCCGCCCTTCGCCGCTGACTCCATCATGGAGGCCGCGGACGCGGGCATCTCCCTCATCATCACCATCACCGAAGGCATCCCGGTCAACGACATGGTGCGCGCCAAGCGCTACCTGGCGGGCAAGCCGGTGCGCCTCATCGGCCCCAACTGCCCGGGCGTCATCACCCCCGGCGCCAAGTGCAAGATCGGCATCATGCCGGGCCACATCCACAAGCCGGGCCGCATCGGCGTGGTGTCGCGCTCCGGTACGCTGACGTACGAGGCCGTGCACCAGCTCACGCAGCTGGGCCTGGGCCAGTCCACCGCGGTGGGCATTGGCGGCGACCCCGTCAACGGCACCGACTTCGTGGACGTGCTCAAGCTCTTCCAGGCCGACCCGGAGACGGACGCCGTCATCATGATTGGTGAGATCGGCGGCAGCGCGGAGGAGGCTGGCGCCGAGTACGTCGCGCGCGAGTTCACCAAGCCCATCGCCGGCTTCATCGCCGGTCAGTCCGCGCCCCCGGGCAAGCGCATGGGCCACGCGGGCGCCATCATCTCCGGCGGCAAGGGTACGGCCACGGAGAAGATCAAGGCGATGGAGGCCGCGGGCATCCTGATGGCCGCGAGCCCCGCCGAGCTGGGCACCACGCTGCAGGAAGCCGTCAAGCGCGGTCCCCCCAAGAAGAACCGCTAA
- the sucC gene encoding ADP-forming succinate--CoA ligase subunit beta yields the protein MKIHEYQGKELFRKYGVPTPRGILALSPDEAEAAAKELATPVVVVKSQIHAGGRGKGGGVKLAKSPAEAKELARQMLGMMLKTIQTGPEGQKVHKVYIEQGLDIGRELYLGVTLDRATSRVTFMASTEGGVEIEEVAEKHPEKILRAVVDPAVGFADFQGRELAFGLGLTGPTVNKFVQFCSALYRMYMETDASLVEINPLVILKDGGVVALDAKVTFDENALYRHKDLLEYRDLAEEEPRETQAKEFDLAYIALDGNIGCMVNGAGLAMATMDTIKLVGGAPANFLDVGGGASKEKVTAAFKLILADPQVKAVLVNIFGGIMKCDVIAEGIIAAAKEVQLKIPLVVRLEGTNVEQGKELLRNSGLAITPADNLRQAAEKAVAAIK from the coding sequence ATGAAGATCCACGAGTACCAGGGCAAGGAACTCTTCCGGAAGTATGGCGTGCCCACGCCGCGCGGCATCCTCGCGCTCTCTCCCGATGAGGCGGAGGCCGCGGCGAAGGAGCTGGCGACGCCCGTCGTCGTCGTGAAGTCGCAGATCCACGCGGGCGGCCGCGGCAAGGGCGGCGGCGTGAAGCTGGCCAAGAGCCCCGCGGAGGCCAAGGAGCTGGCCCGGCAGATGCTGGGCATGATGCTCAAGACCATCCAGACCGGCCCGGAAGGGCAGAAGGTCCACAAGGTCTACATCGAGCAGGGCCTGGACATCGGCCGTGAGCTGTACCTGGGCGTGACGCTCGACCGCGCCACCAGCCGCGTCACCTTCATGGCGTCCACCGAGGGCGGCGTGGAGATTGAAGAAGTGGCGGAGAAGCACCCGGAGAAGATCCTGCGCGCGGTGGTCGACCCCGCGGTGGGCTTCGCGGACTTCCAGGGCCGCGAGCTGGCCTTCGGGCTGGGCCTGACGGGCCCCACGGTGAACAAGTTCGTGCAGTTCTGCTCCGCGCTCTACCGGATGTACATGGAGACGGACGCGTCCCTCGTGGAGATCAACCCGCTGGTCATCCTGAAGGATGGCGGCGTGGTGGCGCTCGACGCGAAGGTGACCTTCGACGAGAACGCGCTCTACCGGCACAAGGATCTGCTGGAGTACCGCGACCTGGCGGAAGAGGAGCCCCGCGAGACGCAGGCCAAGGAGTTCGACCTGGCCTACATCGCGCTGGACGGCAACATCGGCTGCATGGTGAACGGCGCCGGCCTGGCCATGGCGACCATGGACACCATCAAGCTGGTGGGCGGCGCTCCGGCCAACTTCCTGGACGTGGGCGGCGGCGCGAGCAAGGAGAAGGTGACGGCGGCCTTCAAGCTCATCCTCGCGGATCCGCAGGTCAAGGCGGTGCTCGTCAACATCTTCGGCGGCATCATGAAGTGCGACGTCATCGCGGAGGGCATCATCGCGGCGGCGAAGGAAGTGCAGCTCAAGATTCCGCTCGTCGTGCGCCTGGAAGGCACCAACGTGGAGCAGGGCAAGGAACTGCTTCGCAACTCCGGGCTGGCCATCACTCCCGCGGACAACCTGCGCCAGGCGGCCGAGAAGGCCGTGGCGGCCATCAAGTAG